A stretch of the Streptomyces sp. NBC_00078 genome encodes the following:
- a CDS encoding YafY family protein translates to MKSSRLVSILLLLQTRGRMTAAQLAEELEVSVRTVYRDVDALSAAGVPLYGDAGHAGGYRLLDGYRTRLTGLTTEEAEALFLAGAPGPAAELGLGSVLAAAQLKVRAALPPELRAHADRISGRFHLDAPGWYADAEQAPFLPAVADAVWNSRVLDVLYRRWAEPTDVERRLEPYGLVLKAGRWYVVAGPGPRTFRVDQILRLAPAGEEFTRPDDFDLAAYWTAYQRDFHGRLYRGEALVRVAPGVKPARAVDSRTDDDGWTLARVPIESVEHAHGEFLRLGADIEVLQPPELRARIARTVAELAGRYGSLPETGGD, encoded by the coding sequence GTGAAGTCCAGCCGACTCGTCTCGATCCTGCTCCTGCTCCAGACCCGGGGCCGGATGACCGCCGCCCAGCTCGCCGAGGAACTGGAGGTCTCCGTCCGCACGGTCTACCGGGACGTGGACGCGCTGAGCGCGGCGGGCGTCCCGCTGTACGGCGACGCGGGCCACGCCGGCGGCTACCGCCTGCTCGACGGCTACCGCACCCGGCTCACCGGCCTCACCACGGAAGAGGCGGAGGCCCTCTTTCTCGCCGGCGCCCCCGGTCCGGCCGCCGAACTGGGTCTCGGATCGGTCCTGGCCGCGGCCCAGCTCAAGGTCCGCGCCGCGCTGCCGCCGGAGCTGCGCGCGCACGCCGACCGCATCAGCGGCCGCTTCCACCTGGACGCGCCGGGCTGGTACGCGGACGCCGAACAGGCGCCGTTTCTGCCCGCCGTCGCCGACGCGGTGTGGAACAGCCGCGTGCTCGACGTCCTGTACCGGCGGTGGGCCGAACCCACCGACGTGGAGCGCCGCCTGGAGCCGTACGGACTGGTGCTGAAGGCCGGCCGCTGGTACGTCGTCGCGGGCCCGGGACCGCGCACGTTCCGCGTCGACCAGATCCTCCGACTCGCCCCGGCGGGAGAGGAGTTCACCCGCCCGGACGACTTCGACCTGGCCGCGTACTGGACGGCGTACCAGCGCGACTTCCACGGCCGGCTGTACCGCGGCGAGGCGCTGGTGCGGGTGGCGCCCGGCGTGAAGCCGGCGAGAGCGGTGGACAGCCGTACGGACGACGACGGCTGGACCCTCGCCCGGGTCCCCATCGAGTCCGTCGAGCACGCTCATGGCGAGTTCCTGCGTCTGGGCGCGGACATCGAGGTGCTCCAACCGCCCGAGCTGCGCGCGCGCATCGCCCGTACGGTGGCCGAACTGGCCGGAAGATACGGCAGCTTGCCGGAGACCGGGGGCGACTGA
- a CDS encoding class I SAM-dependent methyltransferase, with translation MLDYDKEAGAYDVTRGGEPRAAAAADAVLRLVPADAGRLLDLACGTGIVTRRLAAARPATRVTGADLTDGMARMAAARLPGSVLLADGRRLPFPDSTFDAVATVWLLHLLDEPEDVRATVAECARVLRPGGVYVTTVDKAAAHDVGSDIDAVLAPRPRRPARDAGPLVEVYAAAHRLSPAGQDRFPGHGQGRSPRRTAADLRRGWFTVLPPGDPVTERFVARIQALPDQDRPRADPEFTLRAFRKPAAD, from the coding sequence GTGCTCGACTACGACAAGGAAGCCGGCGCGTACGACGTCACGCGCGGCGGCGAACCCAGGGCCGCGGCCGCCGCGGACGCCGTGCTGCGCCTGGTCCCCGCCGACGCGGGCCGGCTCCTCGACCTCGCCTGCGGCACCGGGATCGTCACCAGGCGGCTCGCGGCCGCGCGGCCCGCGACCCGGGTGACGGGCGCCGATCTGACGGACGGCATGGCACGGATGGCGGCAGCCCGCCTGCCGGGCTCGGTCCTGCTGGCCGACGGCCGCCGGCTGCCGTTCCCGGATTCGACGTTCGACGCGGTCGCCACCGTGTGGCTGCTGCATCTGCTCGACGAACCCGAGGACGTGCGGGCCACGGTCGCCGAATGCGCCCGTGTACTGCGGCCCGGCGGTGTTTACGTCACCACCGTCGACAAGGCGGCCGCCCACGACGTCGGCAGCGACATCGACGCCGTCCTCGCACCGCGCCCGCGCCGCCCGGCCCGGGACGCCGGACCGCTCGTGGAGGTGTACGCCGCCGCGCACCGCCTGTCCCCGGCCGGGCAGGACCGCTTCCCGGGACACGGCCAGGGCCGTAGCCCTCGGCGCACCGCCGCGGACCTGCGGCGCGGCTGGTTCACGGTACTGCCGCCCGGCGACCCGGTCACCGAGCGGTTCGTGGCGCGGATTCAGGCGCTGCCCGACCAGGACCGGCCGCGCGCCGACCCGGAGTTCACCCTGCGTGCCTTCAGGAAGCCGGCAGCCGACTGA